The Megalopta genalis isolate 19385.01 unplaced genomic scaffold, iyMegGena1_principal scaffold0203, whole genome shotgun sequence genome has a segment encoding these proteins:
- the LOC143262726 gene encoding uncharacterized protein LOC143262726 has product MECSRTNTESCIEWGSIEGGEIEFESLTEDTLEGALQVIRKSFFPNESICKAVNLISAPCSVRALEELCVEIAKDGVSIVAVDVKTGEVVGVVLNKIKILRDHPMPRDPVTNPRRPCGRPPFRRHRPVLWRPCQKSWLERFKDNCVHHRARGYVDFLIAIHSKINLFKYYNIDCIMELMFLATLPEMQQRKIGEGLVSVSVEVANALNNGQQVKVPISDTGINSVIHNFLSIPNFPICVQGLSAVCLRHQLLEG; this is encoded by the exons atggaatg ttccagaactaatactgaatcctgcattgagtggggctccatagaaggtggagaaatcgagttcgagtctctgacggaggatactttggagggagcattacaagtaataaggaaaagctttttccccaacgagagcatctgcaaagccgtaaatctgatatcggcgccttgtagcgtcagagcgctcgaggagctctgtgtggaaattgctaaagacggtgtcagcattgttgcagtcgacgtcaagactggggaagttgttggtgttgttctcaataaaattaagatattgagagatcatccgatgccgagagatcctgtaactaacccgcgacgtccgtgtgggcgcccaccgtttcgtcgacatcgcccggtcctctggcgaccttgccaaaagagttggcttgaaagattcaaggataattgcgtacatcaccgggccaggggctacgtagattttctgattgctatacacagcaagataaatttattcaaatattataatattgattgtattatggagttgatgttcctggctacgctgccggagatgcagcagcgaaaaattggcgagggcttagtgtccgtgtccgtggaggttgccaatgcgctgaataatggacagcaagtgaaagtaccgatatctgacactggaattaatagcgtgatccataattttctgagcataccgaa
- the LOC143262724 gene encoding uncharacterized protein LOC143262724, producing the protein MACSRTTTESCIQWGSINGGEIEFESLTENTLEGALEVIRKSFFPNESICKGINLLSDPCSVKALEEVCLAVTRDGVSLVAIEVKTQKVVGVVLNKIKKIKRDEIDPRWLWGQPPYDRLPPIIRHPPEMTWLESFREDLRNYLLNK; encoded by the exons atggcatg ttccagaactacaactgaatcctgcattcagtggggctccataaatggtggagaaatcgagttcgagtctctgacggagaatactttggagggagcattagaagtaataaggaaaagctttttccccaacgagagcatctgcaaaggcataaatctgttatcggatccttgtagcgtcaaagcgctcgaggaggtgtgtttggcagttactagagacggtgtcagccttgtcgcaatcgaagtcaagactcagaaagttgttggtgtcgttctcaataaaattaagaaaataaaaagagatgaaattgacccgcggtggttgtgggggcaaccaccgtacgatcgacttcccccgatcatcaggcatcctcctgaaatgacttggcttgagagcttcagagaagatt tacgaaACTACCTCCTGAATAAATAA